A window from Primulina huaijiensis isolate GDHJ02 chromosome 11, ASM1229523v2, whole genome shotgun sequence encodes these proteins:
- the LOC140988290 gene encoding cytochrome c oxidase-assembly factor COX23, mitochondrial — MATSKAAFPSAARISDSECYPAYTASLKCLEMYHTDKSKCQDHFDIYKECKKKEREARLERNKNRSLFS, encoded by the exons ATGGCGACATCGAAAGCCGCATTTCCGAGTGCTGCTCGAATTTCCGATTCCGAATGCTATCCCGCTTACACTGCATCTCTTAAAT GCTTAGAAATGTATCACACTGACAAGAGTAAATGTCAAGACCATTTTGACATTTACAAGGAATGCAAGAAAAAGGAG AGGGAAGCGCGTCTGGAACGCAATAAAAATCGGTCTTTATTCTCATGA
- the LOC140988129 gene encoding casein kinase II subunit beta-1-like, producing the protein MNMYRDRGGGGSSKGGGDLLDRKRINDALDKHLERSSPSTSRNKGAAVTTTSTSAVTAAAGKGIDHRDNRSSSTINTSKNKCSDEESETDSEESDVSGSDGDDTSWISWFCNLRGNEFFCEVDDEYIQDDFNLCGLSSQVPYYDYALDLILDVESSHGDMFTEEQNELVESAAEMLYGLIHVRYILTTKGMAAMLEKYKSYDFGRCPRVYCSGQPCLPVGQSDIPRSSTVKIYCPKCEDIYYPRSKYQGNIDGSYFGTTFPHLFLMTYGHLKPQKPTQSYVPRVFGFKLHKP; encoded by the exons ATGAATATGTACAGAGATCGCGGGGGAGGTGGCTCGTCCAAGGGCGGGGGAGATTTGCTGGATCGGAAGCGAATCAACGATGCGTTGGACAAACATCTGGAGAGGTCGTCTCCTTCTACATCTAGAAACAAGGGTGCTGCCGTTACCACCACGTCTACCTCCGCCGTCACCGCGGCTGCCGGAAAGGGTATCGACCACCGGGACAATAGATCTTCATCTACCATCAATACTAGCAAGAACAAATGCTCCGATG AGGAGTCTGAGACAGACAGTGAAGAGTCTGACGTCAGTGGCTCTGATGGGGATGATACATCTTGGATTTCATGGTTTTGCAACTTGCGAGGAAATGAGTTCTTCTGTGAGGTTGATGATGAATATATTCAAGATGATTTTAATCTATGTGGGTTGAGCAGTCAGGTTCCCTATTATGATTATGCGCTTGACCTAATTCTGGATGTTGAATCTTCTCATG GTGATATGTTTACTGAGGAACAGAATGAATTGGTAGAATCAGCTGCAGAAATGCTCTATGGCCTGATTCATGTCAGATACATTTTGACAACCAAGGGAATGGCTGCAATG TTGGAGAAGTACAAAAGCTACGACTTTGGAAGATGTCCTAGAGTTTACTGCTCTGGACAACCTTGCCTTCCAGTTGGACAATCAGACATCCCCCGCTCAAGTACCGTGAAGATATACTGTCCCAAATGTGAAGATATTTACTACCCCCGATCCAAGTACCAAGGCA ATATCGATGGATCGTATTTCGGAACAACATTCCCACATCTGTTCTTGATGACTTATGGACATCTCAAGCCACAGAAGCCGACACAGAGCTATGTTCCCCGAGTCTTTGGCTTCAAGCTCCACAAGCCTTGA
- the LOC140988105 gene encoding uncharacterized protein yields the protein MHQKKSEVQIGTESSGVSSDFNPTPPLTPSYLSQKHPHFFHNIRSSPHQPSSVNNPTLQILIDDENQQQQESNDAFSLRPTTPFKRPHIQQQFAASLTKTPTLSNALHRYGVSAQNPPTRFNLLCTRSQKFLTHFHHHLRLLRRRIRLRLHLRLILLLSLPFFYFLVSHPSSSFILDFLSAFAFSAALLFSLNLAIPRLPTIRLFLARSLPIKISSKDHISRSHLPVFWSIGSRMKADKKSISGCYVQAYSNGDVYEGEFHKGKCNGNGVYYYYMSGRYEGDWIDGKYDGYGVETWARGSRYRGQYRQGLRHGYGVYRFYTGDVYAGEWCNGQSHGCGIHTCEDGSRYVGEFKWGVKHGLGHYHFRNGDRYSGEYFADKMHGFGVYFFANGHRYEGAWHEGRRQGLGLYTFRNGETQSGHWQNGILDVPSTQSTISLVSPVAVNHSKVLNVVQEARRAAEKAYEVAKVDERVSRAVSAANRAANAARVAAVKAVQKQMHHRSNSDEIPVPVAYNFVTEDQSNR from the exons AtgcatcagaagaaatctgaagTACAGATCGGAACAGAAAGCAGCGGCGTCTCTTCCGATTTCAACCCTACCCCACCCCTCACCCCTTCTTATCTTTCCCAGAAACACCCCCACTTTTTTCATAATATCCGATCAAGTCCTCACCAGCCTTCTTCCGTCAATAATCCTACCCTACAGATTCTTATCGATGACGAGAATCAACAGCAGCAGGAGTCGAATGATGCGTTTTCCCTCAGGCCCACCACTCCTTTCAAGAGACCCCATATTCAGCAGCAATTCGCCGCTTCCCTTACCAAAACTCCGACTCTGTCGAATGCCCTCCATAGATATGGGGTTTCCGCGCAGAACCCACCTACAAGATTCAATCTTTTATGCACCAGGTCTCAGAAATTCTTGACTCATTTCCACCATCACCTCCGCCTACTTCGCCGTCGCATCCGCCTCCGCCTTCACCTCCGATTAATCCTTCTCCTCAGCCTTcccttcttttattttctgGTCTCCCATCCTTCAAGTTCGTTCATTCTTGATTTCCTCTCCGCCTTTGCCTTCTCCGCGGCGCTTTTGTTTTCTCTGAATTTGGCCATTCCACGACTTCCCACTATAAGGTTGTTCCTTGCCCGATCGTTACCGATCAAGATTAGCTCGAAGGATCATATTAGTCGGTCGCATTTACCAGTTTTTTGGTCAATTGGGTCACGGATGAAGGCAGATAAGAAGTCAATATCGGGGTGTTATGTGCAGGCGTATAGCAACGGTGATGTGTACGAGGGTGAGTTTCACAAGGGCAAATGTAATGGGAATGGGGTTTATTACTATTACATGAGTGGAAGATATGAAGGGGATTGGATAGATGGCAAGTATGATGGTTATGGGGTGGAGACGTGGGCTCGTGGGAGCCGGTATAGAGGACAGTATCGGCAGGGACTTAGACATGGTTATGGAGTGTATAGGTTTTATACAGGAGATGTGTATGCTGGGGAGTGGTGTAATGGGCAGAGCCATGGGTGTGGTATTCATACTTGTGAGGATGGGAGCCGGTATGTGGGTGAATTTAAATGGGGTGTTAAACATGGCCTTGGACATTATCATTTTAG GAACGGGGATAGATATTCTGGAGAATACTTTGCTGATAAAATGCATGGGTTCGGGGTCTATTTCTTCGCAAATGGCCACCGCTATGAAGGTGCTTGGCATGAGGGTAGAAGACAGGGGCTCGGATTGTACACTTTCAGGAATGGAGAAACTCAATCAGGCCATTGGCAAAATGGAATTCTTGATGTGCCTAGCACTCAGAGCACCATCTCTCTCGTTTCTCCTGTTGCTGTTAACCACTCAAAAGTGCTTAACGTTGTTCAG GAGGCTCGACGAGCAGCGGAGAAAGCGTATGAAGTGGCCAAGGTAGACGAGAGAGTTAGCCGAGCAGTATCAGCAGCTAATCGGGCAGCCAATGCAGCCAGAGTTGCAGCTGTAAAAGCCGTGCAAAAACAAATGCATCATAGAAGCAATAGCGATGAAATACCAGTTCCTGTCGCTTATAACTTTGTAACTGAAGACCAATCCAATCGTTAG
- the LOC140988174 gene encoding large ribosomal subunit protein eL43 isoform X1 — protein MAKRTKKVGIVGKYGTRYGASLRKQIKKMEVSQHSKYFCEFCGKYAVKRKAVGIWGCKDCGKVKAGGAYTLNTASAVTVRSTIRRLREQTES, from the exons ATG GCCAAGAGAACCAAGAAGGTTGGCATTGTTGGGAAATACG GCACCCGTTATGGTGCTAGTTTGAGAAAGCAGATTAAGAAGATGGAAGTAAGTCAGCACAGCAAGTACTTTTGCGAATTCTGCGGGAAG TATGCAGTGAAAAGAAAGGCTGTTGGCATTTGGGGATGCAAGGACTGTGGCAAAGTGAAAGCAGGCGGTGCCTACACATTGAA CACTGCTAGTGCTGTTACGGTTCGGAGTACCATCCGGAGGCTGAGGGAGCAGACTGAAAGTTAA
- the LOC140988174 gene encoding large ribosomal subunit protein eL43 isoform X3: protein MAKRTKKVGIVGKYGTRYGASLRKQIKKMEYAVKRKAVGIWGCKDCGKVKAGGAYTLNTASAVTVRSTIRRLREQTES from the exons ATG GCCAAGAGAACCAAGAAGGTTGGCATTGTTGGGAAATACG GCACCCGTTATGGTGCTAGTTTGAGAAAGCAGATTAAGAAGATGGAA TATGCAGTGAAAAGAAAGGCTGTTGGCATTTGGGGATGCAAGGACTGTGGCAAAGTGAAAGCAGGCGGTGCCTACACATTGAA CACTGCTAGTGCTGTTACGGTTCGGAGTACCATCCGGAGGCTGAGGGAGCAGACTGAAAGTTAA
- the LOC140988174 gene encoding large ribosomal subunit protein eL43 isoform X2, protein MMSLMVVQPCTRYGASLRKQIKKMEVSQHSKYFCEFCGKYAVKRKAVGIWGCKDCGKVKAGGAYTLNTASAVTVRSTIRRLREQTES, encoded by the exons ATGATGAGTCTAATGGTAGTTCAGCCTT GCACCCGTTATGGTGCTAGTTTGAGAAAGCAGATTAAGAAGATGGAAGTAAGTCAGCACAGCAAGTACTTTTGCGAATTCTGCGGGAAG TATGCAGTGAAAAGAAAGGCTGTTGGCATTTGGGGATGCAAGGACTGTGGCAAAGTGAAAGCAGGCGGTGCCTACACATTGAA CACTGCTAGTGCTGTTACGGTTCGGAGTACCATCCGGAGGCTGAGGGAGCAGACTGAAAGTTAA
- the LOC140988069 gene encoding metacaspase-1, giving the protein MFMLVNCSHCRTPLQLPPGARSIRCAICQAVTQIGDPRNAPPPQHHAPMTQGPPPPPSPYNHAPPNPPPNPHGRKKAVIVGISYRFSRHELKGCLNDAKCMKYLLINKFKFPESSILMLTEEERDPYRIPTKQNMRMALYWLLQGCQPGDSLVFHYSGHGSRQRNYNGDEVDGYDETLCPLDFETQGMIVDDEINASIVRPLPHGVKLHAIIDACHSGTVLDLPFLCRMNRSGQYEWEDHRPRSGVWKGTNGGEVISFSGCDDDQTSADTSALSKITSTGAMTFCFIQAIERGHGTTYGTILTAMRAAIRDAGSSGGSLGDGAVTSLLTMLLTGGSVSSGGLRQEPQLTAYEPFDVYAKPFSL; this is encoded by the exons ATGTTCATGTTAGTGAATTGCTCCCACTGTCGTACACCGTTGCAGCTGCCGCCTGGTGCCCGATCCATCCGATGTGCCATTTGTCAAGCTGTTACGCAGATAGGCGACCCTCGGAACGCTCCACCACCACAACATCACGCGCCTATGACTCAAGGGCCACCGCCTCCTCCCTCTCCTTACAACCACGCGCCTCCGAACCCTCCCCCGAATCCTCACGGCCGTAAAAAAGCTGTCATCGTCGGCATATCGTACAGGTTCTCCCGCCACGAGCTGAAGGGATGCTTAAATGATGCTAAGTGCATGAAATATCTCTTGATCAATAAGTTCAAGTTTCCAGAATCTTCGATTCTCATGCTCACTG AAGAAGAAAGAGATCCCTATAGAATTCCAACAAAGCAAAATATGCGAATGGCATTGTATTGGCTTTTACAAGGATGTCAACCAGGAGATTCCTTGGTGTTTCATTATTCTGGCCATGGTTCAAGGCAAAGGAACTACAATGGAGATGAAGTTGATGGATATGATGAAACCTTGTGTCCTCTTGACTTTGAAACACAGGGCATGATTGTAGATGATGAGATTAATGCATCTATTGTGAGACCTCTACCTCACGGTGTTAAGCTTCATGCAATAATAGATGCGTGTCATAGCGGAACAGTTCTTGATTTACCGTTTCTATGCCGGATGAATAG GAGTGGACAATATGAGTGGGAGGACCATCGTCCTCGATCAGGTGTGTGGAAAGGAACAAATGGTGGTGAGGTAATTTCTTTTAGTGGTTGTGATGATGATCAAACCTCAGCTGATACCTCT GCTCTATCAAAAATCACTTCAACAGGTGCCATGACCTTCTGTTTTATTCAAGCCATCGAGCGCGGGCATGGAACCACGTATGGGACCATATTAACTGCCATGCGTGCAGCTATCCGAGATGCTGGCAGTTCAGGTGGCAGTCTTGGTGATGGTGCTGTCACATCGCTTCTTACTATGCTTCTCACAGGAGGTAGTGTTAGTTCTGGCGGCCTCAGACAG GAGCCACAGTTAACTGCATATGAACCCTTCGACGTGTATGCTAAGCCATTTTCATTATGA